A portion of the Microlunatus phosphovorus NM-1 genome contains these proteins:
- a CDS encoding serine hydroxymethyltransferase translates to MTSRLVSRPWLTTPAADRITTTVDGLAACDAAGVEQWLAELVAENRHIHDEVCVNLNPATNRMNPRAEQMLASGLGSRPSLGYPGEKYEMGLEAIEQIEIIAAELAARVFHADYAEVRVGSGALANLYAFMACCEPGEAIIVPPPEIAGHVTHHRAGAAGLYRVESVPAPVNPVDYTVDVDALADLARAVRPKLITIGGSLNLTPHPVPAIREIADEVGAKVLFDAAHLCGMIAGEAWPNPLDQGAHLMSMSTYKSLGGPPGGLLLAKDAELAQRIEAIAYPGLTANFDAGKTAALAQTLLDWTVAGRAYATAMIETAGVLAEQLAGLGVPVFAPAACPTRSHQFAVEAAGYGGGQTAAARLRRANLLACGIGLPLPAVAGDVNGLRLGTPELARLGMTTADMPQLAGFIARALAEEPEPIAAEVAAWRGQFREIHFTTDRPGC, encoded by the coding sequence GTGACCAGTCGTCTCGTCTCGCGTCCCTGGCTAACCACTCCGGCAGCTGATCGGATCACCACCACGGTCGACGGTCTGGCAGCGTGTGACGCCGCCGGTGTCGAGCAGTGGCTCGCCGAGCTGGTAGCGGAGAACCGGCACATCCACGACGAGGTGTGCGTCAACCTCAACCCGGCGACCAACCGGATGAACCCGCGCGCCGAGCAGATGCTGGCCTCCGGGCTCGGCTCACGGCCCTCCCTGGGCTATCCGGGTGAGAAGTACGAGATGGGGCTCGAGGCGATCGAGCAGATCGAGATCATCGCCGCCGAGTTGGCGGCACGCGTCTTCCACGCCGACTATGCCGAGGTACGGGTCGGGTCGGGCGCACTGGCCAATCTGTACGCGTTCATGGCCTGCTGCGAGCCGGGCGAGGCGATCATCGTGCCGCCGCCGGAGATCGCCGGTCACGTGACCCATCACCGGGCCGGTGCGGCTGGTCTTTATCGGGTGGAGAGCGTGCCCGCGCCGGTCAATCCGGTCGACTACACCGTCGATGTCGATGCCCTCGCCGACCTGGCCCGCGCGGTCCGGCCGAAGCTCATCACCATCGGCGGCAGCCTCAACCTCACCCCGCATCCGGTGCCGGCGATCCGAGAGATCGCCGACGAGGTCGGCGCGAAGGTGCTGTTCGACGCTGCCCACCTGTGCGGGATGATCGCCGGCGAGGCCTGGCCCAACCCGCTCGACCAAGGTGCTCACCTGATGTCGATGAGCACCTACAAGAGCCTCGGCGGTCCGCCCGGCGGTCTGCTGCTGGCCAAGGACGCCGAGCTGGCACAGCGGATCGAGGCGATCGCCTACCCGGGATTGACCGCCAACTTCGACGCGGGCAAGACCGCAGCCCTCGCCCAGACCCTGCTCGACTGGACGGTCGCCGGTCGGGCCTACGCGACCGCCATGATCGAGACTGCCGGTGTGCTGGCCGAGCAGCTGGCGGGCTTGGGCGTGCCGGTCTTCGCACCCGCAGCGTGTCCCACTCGGTCGCACCAGTTCGCGGTCGAGGCCGCCGGCTACGGTGGCGGTCAGACCGCCGCGGCACGGCTCCGCCGAGCCAACCTGCTGGCCTGCGGCATCGGACTGCCTCTGCCCGCGGTGGCAGGCGATGTGAACGGTCTGCGACTGGGTACGCCGGAGTTGGCCCGGCTGGGCATGACCACGGCCGACATGCCGCAGCTGGCCGGCTTCATCGCGCGAGCCTTGGCCGAGGAGCCGGAGCCGATCGCGGCAGAGGTCGCCGCGTGGCGCGGACAGTTCCGCGAGATCCACTTCACGACCGACAGGCCCGGCTGCTGA
- a CDS encoding response regulator transcription factor encodes MITVLLADDETLIRDALAALLTLEDELEVVAVAASGNEALAAARHHRPDVALLDLQMPGLDGIAVAERLRRDLPDTACVILTSYGRPGYLKTALAAGVRGFLPKTVSAQVLTSVIITVATGGRYVDPQLAAEAIGAGDSPLTARETDVLALAADGSPVEEIAAHASLSVGTVRNYLSSAVTKLGVTNRHEAARLARDRGWI; translated from the coding sequence GTGATCACCGTGCTGCTGGCCGACGACGAGACCTTGATCAGAGACGCCCTGGCTGCCCTGCTCACCCTGGAGGACGAGCTCGAGGTCGTCGCCGTAGCCGCATCCGGCAACGAGGCCTTGGCCGCCGCTCGACATCATCGCCCCGACGTGGCGCTGCTCGATCTGCAGATGCCCGGCCTGGACGGGATCGCGGTCGCCGAACGGCTTCGCCGAGACCTCCCCGACACCGCATGCGTGATCTTGACGTCGTACGGTCGCCCGGGCTATCTGAAGACGGCGCTGGCGGCCGGCGTCCGCGGCTTCCTGCCCAAGACCGTCTCGGCTCAGGTGCTGACCTCGGTGATCATCACGGTCGCCACCGGTGGTCGCTATGTCGATCCCCAGCTCGCCGCCGAGGCGATCGGGGCCGGCGACAGCCCGCTGACCGCGCGCGAGACCGACGTACTCGCGCTGGCGGCCGACGGCAGCCCGGTGGAGGAGATCGCCGCCCACGCCTCATTGTCGGTCGGCACCGTCCGCAACTATCTGTCGTCCGCGGTCACCAAGCTGGGCGTCACCAACCGTCACGAAGCAGCCCGGCTGGCCAGGGACCGCGGTTGGATCTGA
- a CDS encoding sensor histidine kinase — MSQTAPASARRLELYIRISLYCLLVIHPLVYVDAFPWFGPAIGGLIGLVQAVLSIVVCSRALTALDDRRQRPTTTDWRVFGAWLAFSLAVLTVMIAQLEPGRIWLPTVAVAVAVPVGMVALLVRPLTGLVLGLLFGGATGLLAGWRTDATLELLLQLSILNGIIVAVFALSFWLTGWMLRNIWELEEARQTAAQLAIARERLRIARDLHDLFGRTMATVAVKTELAGELVRRGRSEAALTQLSDVRSIAEQTGQQVRAVVQGYRPDDLATELAGARSLLDSAGVRCVVRGSAPDALEPEVISGLAWVLREAVTNVIRHSRATECLITIERTDRLRMIITNDGVTTGDDHHQSTAGHGLIGIRERMAELQGDLVISEDQGRFTVEVSVP; from the coding sequence ATGAGTCAGACAGCCCCGGCCAGCGCACGCCGGCTGGAGCTCTACATCCGGATCTCGCTGTACTGCCTGCTGGTGATCCATCCGTTGGTGTACGTCGATGCGTTCCCCTGGTTCGGACCAGCCATCGGCGGTTTGATCGGACTCGTGCAGGCCGTCCTCAGCATCGTGGTGTGTAGTCGAGCACTGACGGCACTGGACGATCGGCGCCAGCGCCCGACCACCACCGACTGGCGAGTGTTCGGGGCGTGGCTGGCATTCTCCTTGGCCGTACTGACGGTGATGATCGCGCAGCTCGAGCCAGGGAGGATCTGGCTCCCGACCGTGGCGGTCGCGGTGGCCGTACCGGTCGGCATGGTCGCACTGCTGGTTCGGCCGCTCACCGGTCTGGTGCTCGGCCTACTGTTCGGCGGTGCGACCGGACTGCTGGCCGGCTGGCGGACCGACGCGACACTGGAGCTACTGCTGCAGCTCAGCATCCTCAACGGCATCATCGTCGCCGTGTTCGCCTTGTCGTTCTGGCTGACCGGGTGGATGTTGCGCAACATCTGGGAGCTGGAGGAGGCCCGTCAAACGGCCGCCCAGCTGGCGATCGCCCGGGAGCGGCTGCGAATCGCCCGCGACCTGCACGATCTATTCGGGCGGACCATGGCGACGGTCGCGGTGAAGACAGAGTTGGCCGGCGAGCTCGTCCGCCGCGGTCGCTCGGAGGCAGCTTTGACCCAGCTGAGCGACGTCCGCTCGATCGCCGAGCAGACCGGGCAGCAAGTGAGAGCCGTCGTGCAGGGCTACCGTCCCGATGACCTGGCGACCGAGCTCGCGGGTGCCCGTTCGCTGCTGGACTCCGCCGGAGTTCGTTGTGTGGTTCGAGGTTCCGCTCCGGATGCGCTCGAGCCGGAGGTCATCTCCGGTCTTGCCTGGGTGCTCCGCGAGGCGGTGACCAATGTGATCCGGCACTCCCGCGCGACCGAATGCCTGATCACCATCGAGCGCACGGACCGGCTGCGGATGATCATCACCAACGACGGAGTGACGACAGGCGACGACCATCATCAGTCGACCGCCGGCCACGGTCTGATCGGGATCCGCGAGCGGATGGCGGAGCTGCAGGGTGACCTCGTGATCAGCGAGGATCAGGGGCGGTTCACCGTCGAGGTATCAGTGCCGTGA
- a CDS encoding ABC transporter permease: MTAPNDLSRTLTLARAETTLLLRNKTATSIAVLTPPLIVPLVSLMPAGAGLPALVMAMLTGTALLFVVYYTLVTSAVARREEHYLKRLYTSTARPVTILLAMVLPLLVLLAVQLLLGFAAVAALLDYRPSWDALLVLVAALLGAAAWWALALASTVFTRTVESAQLTTLPLLMVALLFSGLSLPLALLPDPAVLLAQLTPMFPVVDLVYLGVAGIRITGDTVAGSELLRTVLLDAAVLVGWTVAGLFLVRRRFRWEPRR, encoded by the coding sequence ATGACCGCCCCGAACGACCTGAGCCGAACGCTCACCCTGGCCCGCGCGGAAACGACCTTGCTGCTGCGCAACAAGACCGCGACCTCGATCGCCGTGCTCACCCCACCGCTGATCGTGCCGCTCGTCTCGTTGATGCCGGCCGGCGCGGGCCTCCCGGCACTGGTGATGGCGATGCTCACCGGCACTGCGCTGCTCTTCGTCGTCTACTACACCTTGGTGACCTCGGCCGTCGCGCGACGTGAGGAGCACTATCTGAAGCGGCTCTACACCAGCACGGCACGACCCGTGACGATCCTGCTCGCGATGGTGCTGCCGCTGCTCGTGCTGCTGGCCGTGCAACTGCTGCTCGGCTTTGCCGCTGTCGCCGCGCTGCTGGACTACCGCCCGAGCTGGGACGCCCTGCTGGTGCTGGTCGCCGCTCTGCTGGGTGCTGCTGCCTGGTGGGCGCTCGCGTTGGCCTCGACGGTCTTCACCCGGACGGTCGAGTCCGCGCAGCTGACCACGCTGCCGTTGCTGATGGTCGCGCTGCTGTTCTCCGGCCTGTCCTTGCCGTTGGCCCTGCTGCCGGATCCGGCTGTGCTCTTGGCCCAGCTCACACCGATGTTCCCGGTCGTCGATCTGGTCTACCTCGGTGTGGCCGGGATCAGGATCACCGGCGACACGGTCGCCGGTAGCGAGCTGCTGCGGACCGTGCTGCTCGACGCCGCGGTGCTGGTCGGCTGGACCGTCGCCGGGCTGTTCTTGGTCCGTCGCCGGTTCCGCTGGGAACCACGCCGCTGA
- a CDS encoding ABC transporter ATP-binding protein gives MTFSARTDLTVDVRGLRRRYASQGRRGGRDTGFEAVRGIDLQIRRGELYALLGTNGAGKTSSLEVIEGLARPSAGTVQLLGHDPYADRQLVRPRIGIMLQEAGFPGALTVTELARTWQRLLVDPRPVEDVLQQVGLDHRRTVAIASLSGGEQRRLDLALAIMGRPEVIFLDEPTTGLDPQSRRTTWELIRGLLAEQTSVVLTTHYLEEAEVLADRIGIMHEGRIVREGTLAEIVKSQPSQISFSLDTGIDETGLTRFAGAALHTEEHAGHRRLRLETFDPQRVLGLLLSWAGDAIRLSDLHVVPGSLEQAFLEIAASTDLGTTDSTDHQTQPEMIA, from the coding sequence ATGACCTTCTCAGCAAGGACCGACCTAACCGTGGACGTGCGCGGCCTCCGCCGCCGGTACGCCAGCCAGGGCCGCCGCGGCGGCCGAGATACCGGATTCGAGGCCGTTCGTGGCATCGACCTACAGATCCGTCGCGGTGAGCTGTATGCCCTGCTGGGCACCAACGGCGCCGGGAAGACCTCCAGCCTGGAGGTGATCGAAGGACTCGCCCGTCCCAGCGCCGGCACTGTGCAACTGCTCGGCCATGACCCGTACGCGGACCGGCAGTTGGTGCGGCCACGGATCGGCATCATGCTGCAGGAGGCCGGCTTCCCTGGCGCGCTGACGGTCACCGAGCTGGCCCGTACCTGGCAGCGGTTGCTCGTCGATCCCCGACCGGTCGAGGACGTCCTGCAGCAGGTGGGTCTCGATCATCGACGCACAGTCGCCATTGCGAGCCTGTCCGGCGGCGAGCAGCGCCGACTCGATCTCGCCCTGGCGATCATGGGCCGGCCCGAGGTGATCTTCCTCGACGAGCCCACGACCGGCCTGGATCCACAGAGCCGGCGGACGACCTGGGAGCTGATCCGAGGCCTGCTCGCCGAGCAGACCTCGGTCGTGCTGACCACGCACTACCTGGAGGAGGCAGAAGTGCTGGCCGATCGGATCGGCATCATGCACGAGGGCCGCATCGTCCGGGAGGGCACGCTCGCCGAGATCGTCAAGTCCCAGCCGAGTCAGATCAGCTTCAGCCTCGACACAGGCATCGACGAGACCGGCCTGACCCGGTTCGCCGGAGCGGCGCTGCACACCGAGGAACACGCCGGGCATCGTCGGCTCCGACTGGAAACCTTCGATCCGCAGCGCGTACTCGGGCTGCTGTTGTCCTGGGCGGGCGACGCCATTCGCTTGTCCGATCTCCACGTCGTGCCCGGATCGCTCGAGCAGGCGTTCCTCGAGATCGCCGCCTCGACCGACCTGGGCACTACCGACTCCACCGACCACCAGACTCAGCCGGAGATGATCGCATGA
- a CDS encoding slipin family protein has protein sequence MNVFSIVVERHEQVLAVRDGEVVEVLGPGRHRRTRRTIYERVDVRSRVTTIAPQEILTADGATVKVSAAVRWQVADPVAYTSTLDPESVVYLAVQIALRDELAGREASEVVRTGRRDAGPAVLEAARRAGETVGMTIVDVVIKDIVLPHDLRQAYADLIATRQRGQAQLEAARAESAALRSMANAARLLDEHPALERLRLVQAASYGSRLVLDLGADRPTD, from the coding sequence ATGAATGTGTTCAGCATCGTGGTCGAGCGCCACGAGCAGGTGCTGGCTGTGCGCGACGGAGAGGTTGTCGAGGTGCTCGGCCCGGGTCGGCACCGGCGTACGCGTCGGACGATCTATGAGCGGGTCGATGTGCGGTCCCGGGTGACCACGATCGCCCCGCAGGAGATCCTCACCGCCGATGGCGCGACCGTGAAGGTCTCCGCCGCCGTCCGCTGGCAGGTCGCCGACCCGGTCGCGTACACCTCGACTCTCGACCCGGAGTCGGTCGTCTACCTGGCCGTCCAGATCGCCTTGCGCGATGAGCTGGCCGGCCGGGAGGCGTCCGAGGTCGTCCGCACCGGGCGGCGCGATGCCGGCCCAGCGGTTCTGGAGGCGGCGCGTCGAGCGGGCGAGACCGTCGGTATGACCATCGTCGACGTTGTGATCAAGGACATCGTCCTGCCGCACGATCTTCGCCAGGCGTACGCGGACCTGATCGCGACCCGTCAGCGCGGCCAGGCCCAGCTGGAGGCGGCCCGAGCCGAGAGCGCCGCGCTGCGCTCGATGGCCAACGCCGCACGCCTGCTGGACGAGCACCCTGCTCTGGAGCGTCTGCGGCTGGTTCAGGCCGCCTCGTACGGCAGCCGCCTGGTCCTGGACCTCGGCGCCGACCGCCCCACCGACTGA
- a CDS encoding class I SAM-dependent methyltransferase: MPTPDAAEFDRWYDVLERSPQWRRFVGEQLGLPEQMFATGFLSGEGLAEIQSLLSLRLDDTLVELGCGRGGYGLSLIGGVGARLVGVDFSSVALRGAEADAVAYGLADRTTFQLGDLTTTGLPDESASAVVCVDAIQFAASVPDALTESLRILRPSGQLVITTWQASTPADGVPERIRRLDLAHDFAVAGFDNVEVLTRPAWSATERRLWTAALDLDPGEDDALDALRDEAADLLPLADSLHRVVAIGRRPGNPWPSVARSFRLNERSGSWGAAGLPAHIPRVVPRAGDSL, from the coding sequence ATGCCAACACCCGATGCAGCCGAGTTCGACCGCTGGTATGACGTCTTGGAGCGCTCTCCACAGTGGCGAAGATTCGTCGGGGAGCAGCTGGGACTGCCCGAACAGATGTTCGCGACCGGCTTCCTGAGTGGCGAAGGCCTCGCTGAGATCCAGTCATTGCTGTCGCTTCGACTGGACGACACCCTGGTGGAGTTGGGCTGCGGTCGCGGCGGCTACGGCCTATCACTGATCGGTGGCGTTGGAGCCCGCCTCGTCGGGGTGGATTTCTCCTCGGTGGCGCTGCGTGGTGCCGAGGCCGACGCAGTTGCGTACGGTCTGGCGGACCGGACCACGTTCCAGCTCGGCGACCTGACCACCACCGGGTTGCCCGATGAGTCGGCGTCGGCCGTGGTGTGTGTCGATGCGATCCAGTTCGCAGCATCTGTGCCGGACGCACTGACGGAGAGCCTGCGGATCCTCCGACCAAGCGGTCAGCTGGTCATCACCACCTGGCAGGCATCGACGCCGGCTGACGGAGTGCCCGAGCGCATCCGTCGGCTGGATCTGGCGCACGACTTCGCCGTCGCGGGATTCGACAACGTCGAGGTGCTGACCCGGCCCGCTTGGTCAGCCACTGAGCGCCGGCTTTGGACGGCCGCTCTCGATCTCGACCCCGGCGAAGACGACGCTCTGGACGCGCTCCGCGACGAGGCTGCCGACCTGCTCCCGCTAGCCGACTCGCTGCATCGCGTGGTCGCCATCGGCCGTCGGCCGGGAAACCCGTGGCCAAGCGTCGCTCGTTCCTTTAGGCTAAACGAGCGCTCGGGTTCATGGGGTGCGGCCGGCCTTCCGGCCCACATTCCCCGCGTCGTACCCCGAGCTGGTGACAGCCTCTAA